From the Leptospira sp. WS60.C2 genome, one window contains:
- a CDS encoding fumarate reductase/succinate dehydrogenase flavoprotein subunit, producing MKLDSKIPSGPLEQKWDKHKQDIKLVNPANKRKYKVIIVGTGLAGSSAAATLSELGYQVSVFCFQDSPRRAHSIAAQGGINAAKNYQNDGDSVYRLFYDTVKGGDFRAREANVYRLAQVSTNIIDQCVAQGVPFAREYGGTLANRSFGGAQVSRTFYAKGQTGQQLLLGAYSALEKQISRGAVKMYPRTEMLELVLVDGHAKGIVVRDLVTGEISSHAADAVILASGGYGNVFYLSTNAKGSNVTATYRAYKKGAAFANPCYTQIHPTCIPQSGDYQSKLTLMSESLRNDGRVWVPKKKDDLRPPHEIPEEERDYYLERKYPSYGNLAPRDISSRSAKEACDNGLGVGPKVGDKRLGVYLDFSDSIKRLGEKVVADRYDNLFQMYERITGENPYKVPMRIYPAVHYTMGGLWVDYNLMSNIPGLHVLGEANFSDHGANRLGASALMQGLADGYFVIPYTIGDYFAKEGPKNISTDRPEFKEAEARVREMTNKLLSINGKKTPDDFHRALGKIMWDECGMSRSEKGLKDALKRIPELREEFWKNVKVSGSGSELNQELEKAGRVADFLEFGELMCLDALTREESCGGHFREEHQTEDGEAKRNDEKFCHVSAWEYQGEGKTPVEHREKLEYENIHLAVRSYK from the coding sequence ATGAAATTAGATTCAAAAATACCGTCAGGCCCATTAGAACAAAAATGGGACAAACACAAACAAGATATTAAATTAGTCAATCCAGCAAACAAACGTAAATATAAGGTAATTATCGTCGGAACAGGACTTGCTGGTTCTTCTGCCGCTGCGACTCTTTCTGAACTTGGTTACCAAGTATCGGTTTTCTGCTTTCAGGATAGTCCAAGACGTGCGCACTCCATTGCCGCACAAGGTGGTATCAACGCAGCAAAAAACTACCAAAACGATGGTGACTCCGTATATCGTCTTTTTTATGACACCGTAAAGGGTGGAGACTTTCGTGCGAGAGAAGCAAACGTATATCGTTTAGCACAAGTTTCGACAAACATCATTGACCAGTGCGTAGCACAAGGGGTTCCGTTTGCACGTGAGTATGGTGGAACACTCGCCAACCGCTCATTTGGTGGTGCGCAAGTATCTCGTACTTTCTATGCGAAAGGACAAACAGGACAACAATTACTCCTCGGTGCCTACTCTGCTCTCGAAAAACAAATCTCTCGTGGTGCTGTCAAAATGTATCCAAGAACAGAGATGTTGGAGCTTGTCCTCGTAGATGGGCATGCGAAGGGGATTGTCGTTCGTGACCTAGTCACTGGCGAAATTTCTTCACACGCTGCCGATGCGGTGATTTTGGCTTCTGGTGGTTACGGAAACGTATTTTACCTTTCCACAAACGCAAAAGGATCGAACGTTACAGCGACCTATCGTGCTTACAAAAAAGGTGCTGCGTTTGCGAACCCTTGTTATACGCAAATTCACCCCACTTGTATCCCACAATCTGGTGATTATCAATCTAAACTCACGCTCATGTCGGAATCCCTCCGAAATGACGGACGAGTTTGGGTTCCTAAGAAAAAGGATGACCTTCGCCCTCCTCACGAAATTCCAGAGGAAGAAAGAGATTATTACTTAGAAAGAAAATACCCATCTTACGGTAACCTTGCCCCTCGTGATATTTCGTCCCGTTCGGCAAAAGAAGCGTGCGACAATGGTCTCGGTGTCGGTCCAAAAGTGGGCGACAAACGCCTTGGGGTGTATTTAGATTTTTCTGATTCCATCAAACGATTGGGAGAAAAGGTAGTGGCTGACCGTTACGACAACCTCTTCCAAATGTATGAACGAATCACAGGGGAAAACCCTTACAAAGTACCGATGAGAATTTATCCTGCCGTTCACTATACGATGGGTGGTCTTTGGGTGGATTACAACCTCATGTCAAACATCCCAGGTCTCCATGTCCTCGGGGAAGCGAACTTCTCTGACCATGGTGCGAACCGCCTCGGAGCATCCGCTCTTATGCAAGGTCTGGCTGATGGATACTTTGTGATTCCTTACACCATTGGTGATTACTTCGCAAAAGAAGGTCCAAAAAACATTTCTACGGACCGACCTGAGTTCAAAGAAGCAGAAGCTCGTGTTCGTGAAATGACAAACAAACTTCTCTCCATCAATGGTAAAAAAACGCCAGATGATTTCCATAGAGCTCTTGGAAAGATCATGTGGGACGAATGTGGAATGTCCCGAAGTGAAAAAGGTCTAAAAGATGCGCTCAAACGTATCCCAGAACTCCGAGAAGAATTCTGGAAAAATGTGAAAGTATCAGGATCCGGATCAGAACTCAACCAAGAATTAGAGAAAGCCGGTCGTGTGGCTGACTTCTTAGAGTTTGGGGAACTGATGTGTCTCGACGCTCTCACAAGAGAAGAATCTTGTGGTGGTCACTTCCGAGAAGAACACCAAACAGAAGACGGCGAAGCGAAACGTAACGACGAAAAATTCTGCCACGTATCGGCTTGGGAATACCAAGGAGAAGGAAAAACTCCAGTAGAACACCGAGAAAAACTCGAATACGAAAACATCCACTTAGCCGTAAGGAGCTACAAATAA
- a CDS encoding succinate dehydrogenase/fumarate reductase iron-sulfur subunit yields the protein MKLHLKVWRQKDKNDKGRMVSYEANNVNEHMSFLEMLDVVNDDLIKKGEDPIAFDHDCREGICGSCSMVINGVPHGPEKGTTTCQLHMRKFKDGDTVVIEPWRAKAFPVTKDLVVDRSAFDRIIQAGGYVNVNTGGAPDGNALPIPKVDADLAMDAATCIGCGACVAACKNASAMLFVSAKVSHLALLPQGVVEKKERVRKMVKAMDKEGFGNCTNQYECEAACPKEISVNFITRLNREYISS from the coding sequence ATGAAGTTACACCTTAAAGTTTGGAGACAAAAAGATAAAAACGACAAAGGTCGTATGGTCAGTTACGAGGCAAACAACGTAAATGAACATATGTCCTTTTTGGAAATGCTTGATGTCGTGAACGACGACCTCATTAAAAAAGGAGAAGATCCAATTGCTTTCGACCATGACTGTCGCGAAGGAATTTGTGGATCTTGTTCGATGGTGATCAACGGTGTCCCTCATGGTCCAGAAAAAGGTACCACCACTTGCCAGTTGCACATGCGTAAGTTCAAAGATGGCGATACGGTTGTGATTGAACCTTGGCGCGCTAAGGCATTCCCTGTAACAAAAGACCTAGTTGTGGACAGATCTGCCTTTGATCGCATCATCCAAGCGGGTGGTTACGTGAATGTAAACACGGGGGGAGCACCAGACGGAAACGCACTTCCGATTCCAAAAGTGGATGCAGACCTTGCGATGGATGCAGCTACTTGTATTGGATGTGGGGCATGTGTTGCGGCTTGTAAAAATGCATCCGCAATGTTATTTGTTTCTGCAAAAGTGTCTCACCTTGCTCTCTTGCCACAAGGGGTCGTTGAGAAAAAAGAAAGAGTTCGTAAAATGGTGAAGGCAATGGACAAAGAAGGATTTGGAAATTGCACCAACCAATACGAATGTGAAGCAGCTTGTCCAAAAGAAATTTCGGTCAACTTCATCACTCGCCTAAACAGAGAGTACATCTCCAGCTAA
- a CDS encoding glycosyltransferase family 2 protein encodes MLRQTYPHWELHIIDDGSTDGTMTSLHSQVLSWKRQIQSFGRFPKSIHIHQTEHRGVSCSRNFGLHKASGEWVSFLDSDDEWFPEKLNKQIQFHKDHLEFHFSQTKEVWNKKGNLLEPKGKFQKVSGHFLSESLALCMVTCSSFLAKKETLERVGGFREEMKTCEDYDLWNRILLKGYGIGLLPENLLVRYGGHEDQLSNQYQAMERFRLYSLLSIHKEEHSSTNTRNETNALDLLEEAILFRFDTLLQGREKRGKDVRFLKEMKQTFLKNQPIPKEELLQLLDDVRFEG; translated from the coding sequence GTGTTACGACAAACCTATCCCCATTGGGAACTTCATATCATCGACGACGGTTCCACGGACGGAACAATGACCTCTCTACATAGCCAAGTTCTTTCATGGAAACGCCAAATCCAAAGTTTTGGTCGCTTTCCAAAATCGATCCATATCCACCAAACAGAGCATAGGGGAGTGAGTTGTTCTCGGAATTTTGGACTTCATAAGGCAAGTGGGGAGTGGGTCTCCTTTCTCGATTCGGATGACGAATGGTTTCCCGAAAAACTAAACAAACAGATCCAATTCCACAAAGACCATCTAGAATTTCATTTTTCGCAAACAAAGGAAGTCTGGAACAAAAAAGGGAATTTACTCGAGCCCAAAGGAAAATTCCAAAAAGTTTCTGGGCATTTCTTAAGTGAATCTCTCGCCTTATGTATGGTCACTTGTTCCAGTTTTCTAGCAAAGAAAGAAACTTTGGAACGTGTGGGAGGGTTTCGCGAAGAGATGAAAACCTGTGAGGATTATGATCTATGGAACCGTATCCTCTTAAAAGGATATGGGATTGGTCTACTTCCAGAAAATCTTCTCGTTCGCTATGGTGGGCATGAGGACCAATTGTCAAACCAATACCAGGCGATGGAACGATTTCGTCTTTATTCTTTACTCTCGATTCACAAAGAGGAACACTCCTCGACGAACACTCGAAACGAAACTAATGCCCTGGATTTGCTCGAGGAAGCCATCCTCTTTCGATTCGATACCTTACTCCAAGGAAGAGAAAAACGAGGAAAGGATGTTCGATTTTTAAAAGAGATGAAACAGACCTTTCTTAAGAACCAACCGATTCCAAAAGAAGAGTTATTGCAGTTGTTAGATGACGTCCGTTTTGAAGGCTAA
- a CDS encoding 1-aminocyclopropane-1-carboxylate deaminase, with protein MPCFIFGTKDSYPNLPVRITNLPGYSIIRDDLLPLGFGTKWRKVWGLVSQVPKSAQNGPKNVLLWGAIHGNYLASFSFILRRSGFSVETIAYTKDPILRTYNERLVRAHSQSIHCYANRTLAYEAFTKKKENFEGLCLPEFGIHPSAEMGLHLFWKELKSQMPKKAILLLEIGSGLSFLSAYDFFWGSQIQVRGLMVGESKTSWLSKRENLQKELGLLPRPIPEDWIWDENMQDTNVSLTKPQTMSMSSHPPERQSKRFGNGFQKNKPWIQNYYEKTKILLEPVYSAGSLRFVLGEEFPFDQDPKGLSTMHPMSAPKKSNEMNLFLSKGKVPLFYLHQGGHVQHLDLVCLNPQR; from the coding sequence GTGCCTTGCTTTATTTTTGGCACAAAAGACTCCTATCCCAATCTTCCCGTCAGAATCACAAACCTACCTGGATATTCGATCATTCGGGATGATCTTTTGCCACTTGGGTTTGGAACGAAGTGGAGAAAAGTATGGGGACTTGTGTCCCAAGTTCCCAAATCCGCCCAAAACGGTCCCAAAAATGTTTTGTTGTGGGGTGCCATTCATGGAAACTATCTCGCCAGTTTTAGTTTTATCTTACGTCGAAGTGGTTTTTCTGTCGAAACCATTGCGTATACAAAAGACCCCATTCTCAGAACCTATAATGAAAGGCTCGTGCGGGCTCATTCCCAATCAATTCATTGTTATGCGAATCGAACCTTAGCCTACGAAGCATTTACAAAAAAGAAGGAGAATTTCGAGGGGCTTTGTCTTCCTGAATTCGGAATCCACCCAAGTGCTGAGATGGGTTTACACCTTTTTTGGAAGGAATTAAAAAGCCAAATGCCGAAGAAAGCCATTCTCCTTTTAGAGATTGGTTCGGGCCTCAGTTTTCTTTCTGCGTATGATTTTTTTTGGGGAAGTCAAATTCAGGTAAGGGGTCTGATGGTGGGAGAATCAAAAACCTCTTGGCTTTCCAAACGAGAAAACTTGCAAAAAGAACTGGGTTTGTTGCCGCGTCCCATTCCAGAAGATTGGATTTGGGACGAAAACATGCAAGACACGAACGTATCCCTTACCAAACCACAAACCATGTCGATGTCTTCTCATCCTCCCGAACGACAATCCAAACGATTTGGAAACGGGTTCCAAAAGAACAAACCATGGATCCAAAACTATTACGAAAAGACAAAGATCCTACTGGAACCAGTCTACAGTGCAGGGTCGCTTCGTTTTGTTTTGGGAGAAGAGTTCCCGTTTGACCAAGATCCCAAAGGATTGTCTACAATGCATCCCATGTCTGCACCAAAAAAATCGAATGAGATGAATTTGTTTCTCTCAAAGGGTAAAGTTCCTCTTTTTTACCTCCACCAAGGGGGGCATGTCCAACACCTTGACCTTGTCTGTTTAAATCCGCAACGATGA